In Bufo gargarizans isolate SCDJY-AF-19 chromosome 5, ASM1485885v1, whole genome shotgun sequence, the following are encoded in one genomic region:
- the LOC122938405 gene encoding sentrin-specific protease 1-like: protein MDEDVKEMIWESENNSKYKAHFKDTAQESFCTYNFQPTPLHHRRFDRSIVKTLHKPFLNTEVSKPEKNMASAVNTKLTQTTNLSKAKLNGNGHSSIFPAHFMFPQKTAAIKNEDVESQKPSRTVNAVVGKPNHTIGSAFEKSFPIKNAASLSSWSGVCRRSPKKMQRRQMSTVEETVRSEEKEIYRQLIQVVTRKSFLSTNSTTFVPPDVSRRLSSSSVSGQPGASSLSSLEPCTLDVEPTYQPPFSLVSEKRTTAPLSADTTFRVTFESRDVSKHHLHREQQSTTLEQPKDSDSVIVLDSISKEDVHPSHPIFEAELWIKELTNLYDSRARERRRLIEEQKALALKLQKQRLQEHSVHDAVDLNLRVPLEKEIPVTLLPKPVESVQEEQEFPELTLEMEKEIKHALYGGSQDQVLSEAFRLTITRKDIMTLNSLNWLNDEIINFYMNLLMERSQRKGLPKVHAFNTFFFPKLKSAGFQAVKRWTKKVDVFDVAILLVPVHLGVHWCLAVIDFRKKSITYYDSMGGHNHEACRILLQYLKQESQDKKGVSFDTNGWNLSSKKSHEIPQQMNGSDCGMFACKYADYITKDKPITFTQNHMPYFRKRMVWEIIHRKLL, encoded by the exons CCTACTCCTTTGCATCATAGGCGGTTTGACAGATCTATTGTGAAGACACTTCATAAGCCATTTTTAAACACAG AAGTGTCAAAGCCtgagaaaaacatggcttctGCAGTCAACACCAAGCTCACACAGACTACTAACCTCAGTAAAGCGAAATTGAATGGCAATGGTCATTCCAGTATTTTCCCAGCACACTTCATGTTCccgcaaaaaacagcagcaaTAAAAAACGAAGATGTAGAATCGCAGAAACCaag CAGAACTGTCAATGCAGTCGTTGGAAAGCCAAATCACACCATTGGCTCAGCTTTTGAAAAATCTTTTCCTATTAAAAATGCTGCCAGTTTATCTTCATGGAGTGGTGTTTGTCGTCGGAGCCCTAAGAAAATGCAGAGACGACAAATGAGTACAGTAGAAGAA actgtACGTTCAGAAGAGAAGGAAATCTATAGACAATTGATTCAGGTTGTTACCAGAAAATCTTTTTTGTCCACAAATTCCACAACGTTTGTACCTCCAGACGT gtcgcGGAGGTTAAGTTCAAGTAGTGTATCTGGTCAACCTGGTGCTTCAAGTTTGAGTTCTTTAGAGCCTTGCACTTTGGATGTGGAACCTACATACCAGCCTCCATTTAGTTTGGTTTCAGAAAAGCGAACGACTGCACCACTTTCTGCTGATACCACTTTCAGAGTAACATTTGAGAGCAGAGACGTTAGCAAACACCATCTTCACAGAGAACAGCAGTCTACGACTCTAGAGCAACCTAAAG attcagactctgttattgtactTGATTCTATTTCCAAAGAAGATGTTCATCCAAG CCATCCAATCTTTGAGGCAGAACTATGGATTAAAGAACT caCCAACCTCTATGATTCAAGAGCAAGGGAAAGGAGGAGGTTGATCGAAGAGCAGAAAGCACTTGCCCTAAAGCTTCAAAAGCAG AGGCTGCAGGAACACTCTGTACATGATGCCGTAGACTTAAATCTTCGTGTACCTCTGGAAAAGGAAATTCCCGTTACCTTACTTCCAAAACCAGTGGAATCTGTCCAGGAAGAGCAGGAATTCCCAGAGCTTACACTG GAAATGGAAAAGGAAATAAAGCATGCGCTTTATGGTGGCAGTCAGGATCAAGTTTTAAGTGAAGCGTTCAGGTTGACAATTACTCGCAAAGATATTATGACCCTTAATAGTCTAAACTGGCTCAATGATGAG ATAATAAACTTCTATATGAATCTTCTGATGGAAAGAAGTCAACGGAAAGGCTTGCCAAAAGTTCATgcgtttaatacattttttttcccgaAGTTAAAATCTGCTGGATTTCAGGCAGTGAAACGATGGACAAAGAAAGTGGATGTTTTTGATGTGGCTATTTTGTTAGTGCCAGTTCACCTTGGAGTACATTGGTGCTTGGCT GTAATCGATTTTAGGAAAAAGAGTATAACATACTATGATTCTATGGGTGGACATAACCATGAAGCCTGCAGAATATTATT GCAGTATTTAAAACAAGAGAGCCAAGACAAGAAGGGAGTCTCTTTTGATACTAATGGGTGGAACCTGAGCAGCAAGAAAAGCCAT GAGATTCCCCAACAAATGAATGGGAGCGATTGTGGAATGTTTGCCTGCAAATATGCAGATTACATTACCAAAGATAAACCGATCACCTTCACACAG aaTCACATGCCCTATTTTAGAAAAAGGATGGTTTGGGAAATTATTCACCGTAAGCTGCTTTGA